The following is a genomic window from Chloroflexota bacterium.
GCGTCAGGTCGGCCTGGACGGTCAGCGCCAGGATGCCGAGCAGGATCAGCGCCAGCGGGAGCGAGGCTACCCGCCAGGCCGGCGCCTGCGAGGCGATGCCGATGGCGAACAGGATGGTGAGGATGACGCTGGCGACCAGGCCGAGCGGCACCAGGGCCTTGAACAGGCGCAGCCAGGCGTCGGTGGAGAAGACAAGGGGCGTGCGGTGGGTGTCCAGGTGGCCCAGCAGGACGACGCGGTTCTTCACCTCGCCCGTGGGCCGGATGCGAGCCCAAACGTTCTGGCTGCGGCCCTTGGGCAGCATGGCGCGGAACGGATTGGGGCGGAACGCCAATTCCAACAGCACGGAGCCGATGGCGAGGATCGCGAGCACCAGCGCGGCGATGGCCCCAAACTTGCCAGCGATCCCGAACAGGGCGACGCCCAGGAGCATGAGGGCGGAGAACAGCACATACGGATACCAGGCGGACTTGGCGCTGGTGAACGGCTCCACGGTGGGTTCCAGGCCCAGGCTGCGCAGGACATCGGCGGCGTACTGGGCGGCCCGCGCCTCCTGCGGCGTGGTGGAACCCCGCGGCCCGATGGTTTC
Proteins encoded in this region:
- a CDS encoding M28 family peptidase is translated as MSAMDHVRYLAETIGPRGSTTPQEARAAQYAADVLRSLGLEPTVEPFTSAKSAWYPYVLFSALMLLGVALFGIAGKFGAIAALVLAILAIGSVLLELAFRPNPFRAMLPKGRSQNVWARIRPTGEVKNRVVLLGHLDTHRTPLVFSTDAWLRLFKALVPLGLVASVILTILFAIGIASQAPAWRVASLPLALILLGILALTVQADLTPFTAGANDNASAVGIVLDTVERLKAQPLAHTEVWAVLSGCEEVGCYGADAFVRAHKAELGRAVWIALDGVGSRGRPVYITRETFLLPAASDPDLVALAGKIAAAHPEFGAEGDTFAGAYTEGAIGVLHGFRVLTLTSAPRGWILTEWHRPTDTVENLGADTLARSEAFLWALLRALDA